From a single Aspergillus puulaauensis MK2 DNA, chromosome 2, nearly complete sequence genomic region:
- a CDS encoding uncharacterized protein (COG:S;~EggNog:ENOG410PMH6), with amino-acid sequence MVEFIPPPDPRTLLPPLLACLPTAFVSPQPPPALLPLLAPILRQRVQILSSVGASPTESWLRLLCWDAGKAERLQSLVDGANFEPHPVSGEIDLPDDIPVTYRRVDEETLQSRVLVTDYELKVVYLWCPKEAEPRWRVAEVLPHEGLGEDDNAWSISVGDANAREKEKLVEDALEAAENNERAAPPQEEEDDDDDYWARYDATPGRTPSAKNAPPAPLTSTLQQQGPGPSESSYFSRYADVQPALDSHDPDEEHPELGPTSLGGDILAELANRSTENGESASYEHTSQTNGMPLNHPRPESASSSNSVSKLEQEAESQSTYEIGVKQHISSNIKSLFRLAKATGVSRADFQSLVQTELDLLNLSDDD; translated from the coding sequence ATGGTTGAATTTATCCCTCCTCCTGACCCTCGCACTCTACTGCCTCCGCTACTCGCCTGCCTTCCAACGGCGTTTGTCTCCCCGCAACCCCCACCAGCTCTACTTCCGCTGCTCGCACCAATCCTGCGCCAGAGAGTCCAGATCCTTAGTTCGGTGGGTGCATCGCCAACAGAATCATGGCTTCGTTTACTATGCTGGGATGCTGGAAAAGCAGAGCGACTTCAATCGTTGGTCGATGGGGCCAACTTTGAGCCTCATCCGGTGTCCGGGGAGATCGACTTGCCTGACGATATCCCGGTGACCTACAGACGGGTGGATGAGGAAACTCTTCAATCTCGTGTTCTTGTAACGGATTATGAGCTGAAGGTTGTGTATCTATGGTGCCCCAAGGAGGCGGAGCCACGCTGGCGGGTTGCGGAAGTGCTTCCTCACGAgggactgggagaagatgaCAATGCTTGGTCCATTTCTGTCGGAGACGCAAATGCgcgcgagaaggagaagctggtgGAAGATGCTTTGGAGGCAGCGGAGAACAATGAGAGGGCAGCACCGccccaggaagaagaggacgatgacgatgactACTGGGCTCGATACGATGCTACACCTGGACGCACACCTTCAGCGAAGAAcgcacctccagctccattgACATCTACTCTGCAACAGCAGGGCCCGGGCCCATCAGAGTCTTCTTACTTTTCCCGATATGCGGATGTGCAACCCGCCTTGGACAGCCATGACCCAGATGAAGAGCACCCGGAGCTCGGGCCAACTTCGCTTGGCGGAGATATACTTGCGGAGCTTGCCAACCGGAGCACGGAAAATGGGGAGTCGGCGTCTTACGAACACACGAGCCAGACGAACGGGATGCCGTTGAACCATCCCCGACCGGAATCTGCGTCGTCTTCGAACTCGGTATCAAAACTtgagcaagaagcagaaagtcAGTCGACATACGAAATAGGCGTGAAGCAGCACATTAGTTCAAATATCAAGAGCTTATTCCGCCTCGCCAAAGCGACCGGGGTATCTCGAGCTGATTTTCAATCGTTGGTCCAGACGGAGCTGGATCTCTTGAATTTGTCCGACGATGATTGA